Proteins from one Setaria italica strain Yugu1 chromosome V, Setaria_italica_v2.0, whole genome shotgun sequence genomic window:
- the LOC101758137 gene encoding DNA ligase 6 isoform X3 — translation MASLLSSPDASKSLSINTSELFLSSLASLPSPHAHPILTSASTPLPPVPAAVPPTALIPGSRFLIDAFRHAGDFSVAYFLSHFHSDHYGGLAPSWRRGLIFCSAPTARLVSSVLSVPPQLVVALDLGVRVTVDGWGVTAVDANHCPGAVQFLFSSPGPNTERYVHTGDFRYTESMTHDPYLLEFVRADAVFLDTTYCNPKFTFPSQEEAVDYVVNAIKHVKDESSAAGKRVLCLIATYVVGKERILLEVARRCGCSIHVDSRKMEILTVLGFGGENGVFTEDASVTDVHVIGWNVLGETWPYFRPNFVKMKEIMVERGYMKAVGFVPTGWMYETKKEGFAVRVKDSLEIHLVPYSEHSSYDELRDYVKFLHPKRVIPTVGVDAGKLDSKEAIAMQKHFSGLVDETANKQEFLMAFHRRSTDATHSCKDVAKCSILHDGEDAALLPAITSASEQLDTLRENITEEMKKELSDFLPSWVSEEQIMDLLISSGGDVVKAASDFFERERDFFEEANISCSETLKSEKKHTSDHGSSADGSSQQECPLFSQKPVEHSTKLVNLTPTGKKPNTPKKEKKRGSGTTNKPKKKGRLTSSTESGGRKQSTITNYFIRATAATSKSGTADKVTVKAHQNNVESDDQLTDIAKTQDQSVDQLLQIVDGGMSREYAVSLLEKAKGDVTVAVDIFYSSSENNVTAIDKNIALQNTQNETTDKCSNTDLACDSSQATPKVSNLHVQTSLAESDSANVSLPIEKYLPIEHACWAAGQPAPYLHLARTFNLVEKEKGKIKTTAAFCNMFRSLLALSPDDVLPAVYLCTNKISPDHENMELNIGGSLVVSALEESLGTSRSKIHEMYKTYGDLGNVAQECRQNQTLLAPPRPLSIRDVYSTLRKLSAISGSGSAGRRKILVLHLIRSCREMEMKFLVRTLVRNLRIGAMMKTILPALAHAVVFDRKCAGDPVVSLEGIQSQLQSLSTGVAEAYNVIPNLDLLIPSLLSEGTAFSASSLAMVPGTPIPPMLARITNGLTQSLKAFNGKSFMCEYKYDGQRAQIHRLLDGSVRIFSRQMKESTPRFPDLVNMIKELCRPEVSSFILDAEVVGVDRKKGNKLMSFQELSSRERGNKHSSIAIDNIKLKLNKSYSHPNSLVAWFSSIIVIYHYK, via the exons ATggcctctctcctctcctcccccgatGCCTCCAAATCGCTCTCCATTAACACTTCCGAGCTCTTCCTATCCTCCCTCGCCTCGCTCCCTTCGCCTCACGCCCACCCCATcctcacctccgcctccacgccGCTCCCGCCCGTCCCAGCCGCTGTGCCGCCCACCGCACTCATCCCGGGCTCCCGATTCCTCATCGACGCCTTCCGCCACGCCGGGGACTTCTCTGTCGCCTACTTTCTCTCGCACTTCCACTCCGACCACTACGGCGGCCTAGCACCGTCCTGGCGCCGCGGCCTCATCTTTTGCTCCGCGCCCACGGCACGCCTCGTCTCTTCCGTGCTCTCCGTGCCGCCGCAGCTTGTCGTCGCCCTCGATCTCGGTGTCCGTGTGACCGTCGATGGGTGGGGCGTCACCGCCGTCGACGCCAACCACTGCCCTGGTGCCGTCCAgttcctcttctcctcccctGGACCAAACACCGAGAGGTATGTGCACACTGGTGACTTCCGTTACACGGAGTCTATGACGCACGATCCTTACTTGCTGGAGTTCGTCCGTGCTGACGCTGTGTTCCTGGACACCACATACTGCAACCCGAAGTTCACATTCCCTTCCCAAGAGGAGGCCGTGGATTATGTGGTGAATGCGATCAAGCATGTGAAAGACGAGAGTTCAGCGGCAGGAAAGCGTGTGCTGTGTCTGATCGCGACCTATGTCGTGGGCAAAGAGAGGATTTTGCTGGAGGTTGCACGGCGCTGTGGGTGCTCAATCCATGTGGACAGTAGGAAGATGGAGATTTTGACAGTGTTGGGCTTTGGTGGGGAGAATGGAGTTTTCACCGAGGACGCATCAGTAACAGATGTGCATGTTATTGGGTGGAATGTCTTAGGGGAGACATGGCCCTATTTCCGACCAAATTTTGTGAAGATGAAGGAGATCATGGTGGAGAGAGGATACATGAAGGCTGTCGGGTTTGTACCTACCGGGTGGATGTATGAAACCAAGAAGGAAGGTTTTGCTGTTAGGGTGAAAGATTCACTTGAGATCCATCTTGTTCCTTATAGTGAGCACTCAAGCTACGACGAGTTGCGTGACTATGTTAAATTTTTGCACCCAAAGCGGGTGATCCCAACTGTTGGAGTGGATGCTGGGAAGCTCGACAGTAAGGAGGCAATTGCAATGCAGAAGCATTTTTCTGGGTTGGTAGACGAGACAGCAAACAAACAGGAGTTCTTGATGGCATTCCATCGTAGGTCAACAGATGCTACTCATAGCTGCAAAGATGTTGCTAAGTGCTCGATTCTGCATGATGGGGAGGATGCTGCTTTGTTACCAGCAATCACTTCTGCTTCTGAACAACTGGATACTTTGAGGGAGAATATTACAGAGGAAATGAAGAAAGAACTATCAGATTTCCTGCCTTCATGGGTCAGTGAGGAACAGATCATGGATCTGCTGATTAGCTCAGGTGGTGACGTCGTTAAAGCAGCATCTGATTTTTTTGAGCGGGAGAGAGATTTCTTTGAAGAAGCAAATATTTCTTGCAGTGAGACGCTCAAGTCAGAGAAAAAACATACTTCTGATCATGGGTCTTCTGCTGATGGAAGTAGTCAGCAAGAATGTCCATTATTTTCACAGAAGCCTGTGGAACACTCTACAAAACTGGTCAATTTGACTCCTACGGGAAAGAAACCGAATACAcccaaaaaggaaaagaagagggGTTCTGGCACTACAAACAAACCAAAAAAGAAAGGACGATTAACTTCCTCAACAGAATCTGGTGGGCGCAAGCAGTCCACAATTACAAATTATTTCATTAGAGCTACAGCAGCCACTTCTAAAAGTGGTACAGCTGATAAAGTAACTGTGAAGGCACACCAAAATAATGTGGAAAGTGACGATCAGCTAACTGATATAGCAAAAACACAAGATCAGAGTGTAGACCAGCTTCTTCAGATTGTAGATGGCGGCATGTCCAGAGAATATGCAGTTTCTTTGCTTGAGAAGGCAAAAGGAGATGTAACTGTAGCAGTTGATATATTTTACAGTTCAAGTGAGAACAATGTAACTGCCATTGATAAGAATATTGCGCTGCAGAACACGCAAAATGAAACCACAGATAAATGTAGCAACACAGACCTGGCTTGTGATTCTTCTCAGGCTACTCCAAAGGTGTCAAACTTACATGTACAAACTTCTTTAGCAGAATCAGATTCTGCCAATGTATCGCTGCCAATCGAGAAGTATCTACCTATTGAGCATG CTTGCTGGGCAGCAGGACAGCCTGCACCATACTTGCACTTGGCTCGCACTTTTAATCtggttgaaaaagaaaaaggaaagatcaAAACTACGGCAGCATTTTGCAACATGTTCAGGAG TTTGCTTGCCTTATCCCCTGATGATGTGCTACCTGCTGTTTATCTATGCACTAATAAAATTTCTCCTGACCATGAAAATATG GAACTGAACATTGGTGGGAGTCTTGTTGTATCTGCTCTGGAGGAATCATTAGGTACCAGCAGATCTAAAATACATGAGATGTACAAAACTTATGGCGATCTTG GTAATGTTGCCCAAGAATGCCGTCAGAATCAAACATTACTTGcccctcctcgtcctctctCCATTCGTGATGTATATTCCACACTTCGGAAACTAAG TGCAATATCAGGTAGTGGGAGTGCTGGAAGGAGAAAAATTCTTGTCTTGCATCTTATTCGGTCTTGTAGGGAAATGGAGATGAAATTTCTTGTCAGAACGCTG GTTCGTAACTTGCGTATCGGGGCTATGATGAAGACGATATTACCTGCGCTTGCACATGCTGTTGTTTTTGATAGAAAGTGTGCAGGAGATCCTGTGGTGTCCTTGGAAGGCATACAATCACAACTACAG AGTCTTTCAACTGGAGTTGCTGAGGCATACAATGTCATTCCTAATCTG GATCTGCTCATTCCTTCTCTTCTGAGCGAAGGCACTGCATTTTCAGCTTCATCCTTGGCAATGGTGCCTGGCACACCTATTCCACCTATGCTGGCAAG AATTACTAATGGATTGACCCAATCATTGAAAGCTTTTAATGGCAAATCATTTATGTGTGAGTACAA GTATGATGGTCAGCGTGCCCAGATTCACAGATTACTTGATGGATCTGTGCGAATATTTTCGAGGCAAATGAAAGAATCAACTCCAAGATTTCCTGACCTAGTGAACATGATTAAGGAGTTGTGCAGGCCTGAGGTGTCCAGCTTTATACTGGATGCTGAG GTGGTAGGAGTCGAtagaaagaaaggaaataagTTGATGTCATTCCAAGAGCTATCTTCAAGAGAAAGAGGAAACAAGCACTCATCAATTGCAATCGATAACATAAAG CTTAAACTGAACAAATCATATTCTCACCCCAACTCCCTGGTGGCCTGGTTCTCTTCAATCATTGTCATATATCACTACAAATAA